Proteins encoded by one window of Arachis ipaensis cultivar K30076 chromosome B04, Araip1.1, whole genome shotgun sequence:
- the LOC107636632 gene encoding uncharacterized protein LOC107636632, whose translation MRTISRDHAKLDSDTIADAIRSLVKVDPLIKVKSIIAEVQSRFNYTVSYYKTWLAKQKSIAKIFRDWEVSYQTLLLWLKAMTAKMPRSRVKIKMLPVYRESEEVQGVRVLHRIFWSFYPCIVTFRHCNPLVQVDDTHLYKKYKGTFLVAVAQDKNQNIVPIAFAIVEGETKDAWEFFLTNLRRYVVTIDGVGIISNRHNSINAAIARNNGA comes from the coding sequence ATGCGGACGATTTCACGagatcatgccaagttggactcAGACACAATTGCAGATGCTATTAGGTCATTGGTTAAAGTAGACCCATTGATAAAGGTGAAGTCTATTATTGCAGAAGTTCAATCTAGGTTCAACTACACTGTAAGTTACTACAAgacttggttggcaaagcagaaatcTATCGCAAAAATTTTCAGAGATTGGGAAGTTTCTTATCAAACTTTGCTATTATGGTTGAAAGCAATGACTGCGAAGATGCCAAGGTCTCGtgttaaaataaaaatgctcCCTGTTTACCGTGAGAGTGAGGAGGTTCAGGGTGTTAGAGTTCTCCATCGTATTTTTTGGAGCTTCTATCCGTGTATTGTAACATTTAGACACTGCAACCCATTGGTGCAGGTTGATGATACACACCTGTACAAAAAATATAAAGGTACATTTTTAGTTGCAGTTGCACAAGACAAGAACCAAAACATTGTGCCTATTGCATTTGCGATAGTCGAAGGTGAGACAAAAGACGCGTGGGAGTTTTTTCTAACCAATTTGCGGAGATATGTTGTTACCATAGATGGCGTAGGCATTATTTCTAACCGCCATAACTCCATCAACGCAGCAATAGCTCGCAATAATGGTGCATGA